One part of the Terrimicrobium sacchariphilum genome encodes these proteins:
- a CDS encoding glycoside hydrolase family 26 protein, giving the protein MVLLASCSRPASPPPAPPAQPKQFQVPVTGAYNGGYLDFGDHEDDVTLEGIESFEQETGRSLAIIASSSYWGEQRFPRRNMDIISRHGAIPLVYWSPWDRPYQQDRPPDQFSLQSILDGKWDAYIDQWADSAKAFGHPMLVAWGIEMNGTWFPWSGYRNGADQPLGNGLFAGPETYKKAYRYVVDRVRARGAKNILWVFHVNNQNAPPDPWNSMAAYYPGDDYVDWLGLSAYGAQFPSDPWFTVESTFQQGYNELAAINPAKPIMLAEWGIGEFPTVGPKDQWIVDAVEYMKTRMPRLKAAVVWNERWENGDGSYSNLRVTSSPKSLEAFRKVSADPFWIDHAIYK; this is encoded by the coding sequence GTGGTGCTGCTCGCGTCCTGCTCCAGGCCCGCTTCCCCGCCGCCCGCGCCGCCGGCCCAGCCGAAGCAATTCCAGGTTCCCGTCACGGGCGCCTATAATGGCGGCTATCTCGATTTCGGTGACCACGAGGACGACGTGACGCTGGAGGGCATCGAGAGTTTTGAGCAGGAGACCGGCCGCAGTCTCGCCATCATCGCCTCGTCGAGCTACTGGGGGGAGCAGCGTTTTCCCCGGCGCAACATGGACATCATCAGCCGCCATGGCGCCATCCCGCTGGTCTATTGGTCTCCCTGGGATCGGCCGTATCAGCAGGACCGCCCGCCGGATCAGTTCAGCCTTCAGTCGATCCTGGACGGCAAATGGGACGCCTACATCGACCAATGGGCCGACTCCGCCAAGGCCTTCGGCCACCCCATGCTCGTCGCCTGGGGCATCGAGATGAATGGCACGTGGTTCCCGTGGTCCGGTTACCGCAACGGCGCCGATCAACCTTTGGGCAACGGTCTTTTCGCCGGTCCCGAGACCTACAAAAAAGCCTACCGGTACGTCGTTGATCGTGTCCGCGCCCGTGGGGCAAAAAACATCCTCTGGGTCTTTCACGTCAACAACCAGAATGCTCCTCCGGACCCCTGGAACTCCATGGCCGCCTACTATCCCGGGGATGACTACGTCGACTGGCTCGGCCTCAGCGCCTATGGCGCCCAGTTTCCCTCCGACCCGTGGTTTACCGTCGAGTCCACCTTCCAGCAGGGATACAACGAACTCGCCGCCATCAACCCTGCAAAGCCCATCATGCTGGCGGAGTGGGGGATTGGGGAGTTTCCCACCGTCGGCCCCAAGGACCAGTGGATCGTCGATGCTGTTGAGTACATGAAAACCCGCATGCCTCGGCTCAAAGCAGCCGTGGTGTGGAACGAGCGCTGGGAAAATGGCGACGGCTCCTACAGCAACCTGCGCGTCACCTCCTCGCCGAAATCCCTCGAGGCCTTCCGCAAGGTTTCCGCAGATCCATTCTGGATCGATCACGCGATTTACAAATAA
- a CDS encoding CocE/NonD family hydrolase, which produces MKTSSLPGDSFSHFTHWRTFIWLCVLALSGISSSAHGEDVKIVIEKNVPVVMRDGVILRADVRRPDRDGRHPVLIFRTPYDKDEGDAENEKTFAEAVRRGYVMVIQDVRGRYASDGEFVAYQNEGKDGYDTIEWAAQQPWSDGRVGTFGLSYPGAVQWLAAVENPPHLKAMVPAMCPSTMGPQCIYFGGVFESGWANWSYINMSPDTRVKNNLPGPKTIPEAKAEWARLGGADTIQGWLPSLQMPYLKDVAAYHYTWLEHGPYDPWWEWGNFRTKYGNVKAAVLNISGWHDEPYGSEGAITNFLGIVGSRRNDPDPRSKLILGPWIHGVDATGQDVVGERKLGPGARIDYHSVVLDWLDHYVRGLDNGVEKWPNVRAYVMGADTWETDATWPLRKTEVQPFYLASTATPGEAAGAIATRQALATGTSSFPSDPANPVKDTKDTNWGGFDLRDLSTNPSVLAFETEPFSTDVSIVGNGRAEIRVSSDAPDFDLYLRLIDVAPDGTAYNLEGAGHEVVRVSLRDKTQTPRLLKPGEIATVNFDNLITGNLFKKGHRLRVYLIASWFPTYSRNLQTGKSETVSSETQKAVITIHHSAATPSCLWLPVVASGNK; this is translated from the coding sequence GTGAAAACCTCCTCGCTCCCCGGCGACAGCTTCTCCCATTTCACCCATTGGAGGACTTTCATCTGGCTTTGCGTCCTCGCTTTGTCGGGCATTTCGTCGTCCGCTCACGGCGAAGATGTGAAAATCGTTATCGAGAAGAATGTCCCTGTCGTCATGCGTGACGGAGTCATCCTTCGGGCCGATGTCCGCCGACCGGATCGGGACGGCAGGCATCCCGTCCTCATTTTTCGCACGCCCTACGATAAAGACGAGGGCGATGCGGAGAACGAAAAGACCTTCGCCGAGGCCGTCCGGCGCGGATACGTGATGGTGATTCAGGACGTTCGCGGCCGCTATGCTTCCGACGGAGAGTTTGTCGCTTATCAAAACGAGGGCAAAGATGGTTACGATACCATCGAGTGGGCGGCGCAACAGCCATGGTCGGACGGAAGGGTCGGCACCTTCGGGCTTTCCTATCCCGGTGCAGTGCAATGGCTGGCCGCAGTGGAGAACCCGCCTCATCTCAAGGCGATGGTACCGGCGATGTGCCCGTCCACGATGGGCCCCCAGTGCATTTACTTCGGCGGTGTCTTTGAGTCCGGGTGGGCCAACTGGTCCTACATCAACATGTCCCCGGACACGCGTGTGAAAAATAACCTGCCCGGCCCCAAGACCATTCCCGAAGCCAAAGCCGAATGGGCCCGGCTCGGCGGGGCCGATACGATCCAGGGCTGGCTGCCCAGCCTGCAGATGCCTTACCTCAAAGATGTCGCGGCCTACCACTACACCTGGCTTGAGCATGGGCCGTACGATCCGTGGTGGGAGTGGGGAAATTTCCGAACGAAATACGGAAACGTCAAAGCCGCCGTACTCAACATCTCAGGCTGGCATGACGAACCGTATGGCAGCGAGGGAGCGATCACGAATTTCCTCGGCATCGTCGGCAGCCGTCGCAACGACCCGGACCCTCGCAGCAAGCTGATTCTCGGTCCGTGGATTCACGGCGTGGATGCAACCGGGCAGGATGTCGTAGGGGAGCGGAAGCTCGGCCCAGGCGCTCGAATCGATTACCACTCCGTCGTCCTCGATTGGCTGGACCATTATGTCCGAGGACTCGATAACGGCGTTGAAAAATGGCCCAATGTCCGGGCCTATGTGATGGGAGCCGACACCTGGGAGACGGATGCCACCTGGCCTCTCCGAAAAACAGAGGTGCAGCCATTCTATCTCGCGTCGACGGCTACGCCCGGCGAGGCAGCCGGAGCCATCGCGACTCGCCAAGCCCTGGCGACAGGCACAAGCTCCTTCCCGTCAGACCCGGCAAACCCGGTGAAAGACACCAAAGATACCAACTGGGGAGGTTTCGATCTCCGCGACTTAAGCACAAATCCCTCGGTGCTCGCCTTTGAAACCGAGCCGTTCTCCACCGATGTCAGCATCGTCGGGAATGGGCGTGCGGAAATCCGGGTCTCGAGCGATGCCCCCGATTTCGACCTCTATCTCAGGCTTATCGACGTGGCTCCCGATGGCACCGCCTACAACCTCGAAGGGGCCGGACATGAGGTGGTCCGCGTGAGCCTGCGCGACAAAACGCAAACGCCCCGTCTGCTCAAGCCGGGAGAGATCGCGACGGTGAATTTTGACAATCTGATCACAGGAAACCTGTTCAAAAAAGGCCATCGGCTGCGCGTCTACCTGATTGCCTCATGGTTCCCAACCTATTCCCGGAATCTTCAAACCGGGAAGTCTGAGACCGTCAGCAGCGAAACGCAAAAAGCCGTCATTACCATTCATCACAGTGCAGCGACGCCGTCCTGCCTGTGGCTCCCGGTCGTTGCCAGCGGGAACAAGTAG
- a CDS encoding deoxyhypusine synthase family protein encodes MQTVPQAGGEISRFIRHHFRHFNAASLRDAADGYTAHLDRGGVMFLTMAGAMSTAEIGLSLAEMIRQGKVHAICCTGANLEEDVFNLVAHDFYERVPHYRDLTPADEQALLDRHMNRVTDTCIPEMEAMRRIEAAVLAEWQEADRAGERYFPHQFLYRILLGGKLETQIDPANSWLLAAAERNLPMFVPGWEDSTLGNMYTGHCISGDIRNVHTVRTGIEYMISLAEWYTATAHPMGATGSVGFFQIGGGIAGDFPICVVPMLHQDLQREDVPLWGYFCQISDSTTSYGSYSGAVPNEKITWGKLGIATPKYIIESDASIVAPLIFAQVLGW; translated from the coding sequence ATGCAGACGGTTCCTCAGGCAGGCGGCGAAATCTCCCGATTCATCCGCCATCATTTCCGGCACTTCAACGCGGCTTCGCTCCGGGACGCCGCCGATGGTTACACCGCCCACCTCGACCGGGGCGGCGTGATGTTCCTCACCATGGCGGGCGCGATGAGCACGGCGGAGATCGGGCTTTCCCTCGCGGAGATGATCCGCCAGGGCAAGGTGCATGCCATCTGCTGCACAGGGGCGAATCTCGAGGAGGATGTCTTCAATCTCGTCGCGCACGATTTCTACGAGCGTGTGCCCCATTACCGCGACCTCACGCCTGCCGACGAACAGGCGCTGCTCGACCGGCACATGAACCGCGTGACCGATACGTGCATCCCCGAGATGGAGGCCATGCGTCGTATCGAGGCGGCGGTGCTGGCGGAATGGCAGGAGGCGGATCGTGCGGGTGAACGCTATTTTCCACACCAGTTCCTTTACCGCATCCTGCTGGGAGGGAAGCTGGAAACCCAGATCGACCCTGCGAATAGCTGGCTCCTTGCCGCGGCGGAGCGCAACCTCCCGATGTTCGTCCCGGGGTGGGAGGATTCCACCCTCGGCAACATGTACACCGGTCACTGCATCAGCGGGGACATTCGCAATGTGCACACCGTGCGCACCGGCATCGAGTACATGATCTCGCTCGCGGAATGGTATACCGCCACCGCCCACCCCATGGGTGCGACCGGCTCGGTCGGATTCTTCCAGATCGGCGGAGGCATCGCGGGGGATTTCCCGATCTGCGTCGTCCCGATGCTGCATCAGGATTTGCAGCGCGAGGACGTGCCGCTGTGGGGATACTTTTGCCAGATCAGCGATTCCACCACGAGCTACGGCAGTTATTCCGGCGCCGTGCCGAATGAAAAGATCACCTGGGGCAAACTCGGTATCGCGACGCCAAAGTACATCATCGAAAGCGATGCCTCCATCGTGGCCCCGCTCATCTTTGCCCAGGTGCTCGGCTGGTAG
- a CDS encoding nucleoside 2-deoxyribosyltransferase, whose amino-acid sequence MSARVYLAGPDVFFPDAKNLAVTYKAILAEYGLDGQFPLDNQIQAATLQETALAIFEANYRLIDSCDAVLANMIPFRGPSMDVGTAWEIGYAYAQGKPIVGYTEILTPYRTKVYHSGFSLAETDPVDHLGHEIEHFEGIDNLMLTQSVRAIKPTLREAAEYLATIV is encoded by the coding sequence ATGAGCGCACGCGTTTACCTCGCAGGACCGGACGTCTTTTTCCCCGATGCCAAAAATCTGGCCGTGACGTACAAAGCCATCCTCGCCGAGTACGGCCTCGATGGGCAGTTCCCGCTCGATAATCAGATCCAGGCTGCAACCCTCCAGGAAACAGCGCTGGCGATCTTTGAGGCCAACTATCGGCTGATCGACTCCTGTGATGCGGTGCTGGCCAATATGATCCCCTTTCGCGGTCCCTCGATGGATGTCGGGACGGCGTGGGAAATCGGCTACGCCTACGCGCAGGGCAAGCCCATCGTGGGCTACACGGAAATCCTCACGCCCTATCGCACGAAGGTGTACCACAGCGGCTTCTCGCTGGCCGAGACCGATCCCGTGGACCATCTCGGCCACGAGATCGAGCACTTTGAAGGCATCGACAACCTCATGCTCACGCAATCCGTGCGCGCCATCAAACCGACCCTGCGCGAAGCCGCCGAGTATCTGGCGACGATCGTCTAG
- a CDS encoding alanine racemase gives MQSPDAIPSPALIVDLDRLDRNISSMQAACDAAGVELWPHIKTHKSVAVLKKQLAAGAKGATCAKLGEAEAMLPSGVRRIFIAYSLADVSKARRLRELAGMLDELILAVTSEAHLEVLEKVLEAAGISVPVLMAVDTGLLREGVRTPVAAGELADRIRSSRRMKLAGLYTHEGHAYQARTPQQVELLVRAAEDSLEAARDEIGEDIPIWPGCSVTATEFLKRFPVKAVRPGAYVFGDLNLAEGPGGMTFDDVALHVLATVVDRPEPDLALIDAGSKVFSSDKYSGNITARAVDREDVNVTRLSEEHGFVTGRGVSNLRVGDRHLFIPAHVCPVVNLADRVHVVRGGEVVDVWPVDARGRSD, from the coding sequence ATGCAATCCCCGGACGCCATCCCGTCACCGGCCCTGATCGTCGATCTCGACCGCCTCGATCGCAACATCTCCTCCATGCAGGCCGCCTGCGATGCCGCCGGAGTCGAACTCTGGCCGCACATCAAGACCCACAAATCCGTGGCCGTCCTGAAAAAGCAGCTCGCCGCCGGGGCGAAGGGCGCGACCTGCGCGAAGCTCGGCGAGGCAGAGGCCATGCTCCCCTCCGGCGTGCGGCGCATTTTCATTGCCTATTCTCTGGCCGATGTGAGCAAGGCCCGTCGGCTGCGAGAACTGGCGGGAATGCTCGATGAACTCATCCTCGCTGTCACCAGCGAGGCTCATCTGGAGGTGCTGGAAAAGGTGCTGGAGGCTGCGGGTATTTCCGTCCCGGTGCTCATGGCCGTCGATACCGGACTGCTTCGCGAGGGCGTTCGCACTCCGGTCGCCGCCGGGGAACTGGCGGACCGCATCCGCTCATCGCGGCGTATGAAGCTCGCCGGTCTCTATACCCACGAGGGCCATGCCTATCAGGCTCGCACCCCGCAGCAGGTTGAGCTTCTCGTCCGGGCGGCGGAGGATTCGCTCGAGGCAGCGCGCGACGAAATTGGCGAGGACATTCCCATCTGGCCGGGATGCAGTGTCACGGCGACAGAGTTTCTCAAGCGTTTCCCGGTGAAAGCCGTGCGTCCGGGTGCCTATGTTTTCGGCGACCTGAATCTCGCGGAGGGCCCCGGCGGGATGACCTTCGACGATGTCGCCCTCCATGTGCTCGCCACCGTCGTGGACCGTCCCGAACCCGATCTGGCCTTGATCGATGCCGGTTCAAAGGTTTTCTCGAGCGACAAATACTCCGGCAACATCACCGCCCGCGCCGTGGATCGCGAGGACGTGAATGTGACGCGACTCAGCGAGGAGCATGGCTTTGTCACCGGCCGCGGTGTTTCCAACCTGCGGGTGGGGGACCGGCATCTCTTCATCCCGGCTCACGTTTGCCCCGTGGTGAACCTTGCCGACCGCGTGCATGTGGTGCGAGGCGGCGAGGTGGTCGATGTCTGGCCTGTCGATGCCCGCGGGCGATCCGACTAG
- a CDS encoding fumarylacetoacetate hydrolase family protein, producing MKIIRYSDSAGAIHLAREVSGSYERLDGRLFGELTPTGEAADVAKLLAPLVPVAILCIGLNYRRHAEETKAKLPEFPILFIKTPNTLQNPGDPILLPTALASHQVDYECELAVVIGKTCKNVKREHALDYVFGYTAANDVSARDWQKNWGGGQWCRGKSFDTFAPLGPVLVTSDEIPNPNSLGIKTIVNGETLQDWNTGDMIFDVPALIEFLSGSTTLYPGTVILTGTPHGVGMARTPPRWLQPGDEVTVELEKIGRLTNPVVSE from the coding sequence ATGAAGATCATTCGTTACTCGGATAGTGCCGGAGCCATTCACCTCGCCCGGGAGGTCAGTGGTTCCTATGAACGCCTCGACGGTAGGTTGTTTGGCGAATTGACTCCCACCGGCGAGGCCGCCGATGTGGCCAAGCTCCTCGCTCCGCTGGTTCCCGTAGCGATCCTTTGCATTGGGCTGAACTACCGCCGCCATGCGGAGGAGACAAAGGCGAAGCTCCCCGAGTTTCCCATCCTTTTCATCAAGACGCCAAATACGCTCCAGAATCCGGGCGACCCCATCCTGCTCCCGACGGCGCTGGCGAGCCACCAGGTGGATTATGAGTGCGAACTCGCGGTCGTCATCGGCAAGACCTGCAAGAACGTGAAGCGGGAGCATGCGCTCGATTATGTCTTTGGCTACACCGCGGCCAATGACGTGAGCGCCCGCGACTGGCAGAAGAACTGGGGCGGTGGCCAGTGGTGCCGGGGCAAGTCCTTCGATACCTTCGCGCCCCTTGGCCCCGTGCTGGTCACGAGTGATGAAATTCCGAATCCCAACAGCCTCGGGATCAAGACGATCGTCAACGGCGAGACTTTGCAGGACTGGAATACCGGAGACATGATCTTCGATGTGCCTGCGCTCATCGAGTTTCTCAGCGGCAGCACGACCCTCTATCCGGGCACGGTTATTCTCACCGGCACGCCGCATGGCGTCGGCATGGCGCGGACACCGCCTCGCTGGCTCCAGCCGGGTGACGAGGTGACCGTCGAACTCGAAAAAATCGGTCGCCTCACGAATCCCGTCGTCTCCGAGTAG
- a CDS encoding MFS transporter yields MRILSVNASPWTETRIPERMDRLPWTRWHWLVVTALGVTWILDGLEVTLAGALGGVLTHSEALSLSPVQIGASASAYLIGAVLGALGFGWATDRFGRKKLFFVTVGVYLTATAATAFSWDFWSYIVFRALTGAGIGGEYAAINSAIDELIPARLRGRVNLIINATFWIGAAIGSSATLVLLHPDFLPVWLGWRLAFGIGALLGLVILFFRRWVPESPRWLMVHGRADEAEQIVAGVERHAIAHHGALAPLREPSIRVHARKGTAFREIWHAVAHEHRSRSVLGLALMIAQAFFFNGVFFTYPLVLVRYFGVSELTVGGYLLPFALANAVGPMVLGRFFDTWGRKPMIVLTYAGSGLLLVGSSILFLQHALSSTGQTAAWMMIFFVASAAASSAYLTVSEIFPLEMRGLAIAIFFAVGTFFGGVASPLLYGWLIDVGGQDRWPLFLGYLLAAVLMIFAALVEAWLGVKAERKSLESIASPLATREG; encoded by the coding sequence ATGCGAATCCTGAGCGTGAATGCTTCTCCCTGGACGGAAACGCGCATCCCGGAGCGGATGGATCGCCTGCCGTGGACGCGCTGGCACTGGCTGGTCGTCACGGCTCTCGGGGTCACGTGGATTCTCGATGGCCTGGAGGTTACGCTCGCTGGTGCGCTGGGCGGCGTTCTGACCCATTCCGAGGCACTGTCCCTGTCGCCCGTCCAGATCGGCGCGAGCGCCTCGGCCTATCTCATCGGGGCCGTGCTTGGCGCGCTCGGCTTTGGCTGGGCCACCGACCGGTTTGGACGCAAGAAGCTTTTCTTTGTCACGGTGGGCGTTTACCTCACCGCCACTGCGGCGACGGCGTTCTCATGGGATTTCTGGAGCTACATCGTCTTCCGCGCTCTGACCGGCGCCGGTATCGGCGGCGAGTATGCGGCGATCAACTCCGCCATCGATGAACTCATTCCCGCCCGGCTCAGGGGACGGGTGAATCTCATCATCAACGCCACCTTCTGGATCGGCGCGGCCATCGGATCGAGCGCGACGCTGGTCTTGTTGCATCCCGATTTTCTTCCGGTCTGGCTCGGCTGGCGCCTGGCTTTCGGTATCGGCGCCTTGCTGGGTCTTGTCATTCTGTTCTTCCGCCGCTGGGTTCCAGAGAGTCCGCGCTGGCTCATGGTTCATGGACGGGCGGACGAAGCCGAGCAGATCGTGGCCGGGGTGGAGCGTCATGCCATTGCGCATCATGGCGCGCTGGCTCCCCTTCGGGAGCCGTCAATACGAGTCCATGCCCGCAAGGGAACGGCTTTCCGGGAGATCTGGCATGCCGTGGCTCATGAGCACCGGAGTCGCTCGGTCCTGGGGCTTGCGCTCATGATCGCCCAGGCCTTCTTCTTCAATGGCGTGTTCTTCACCTATCCGCTGGTGCTGGTACGCTATTTCGGCGTGTCGGAATTGACGGTCGGAGGATATCTGCTGCCCTTTGCCCTGGCCAATGCGGTCGGCCCCATGGTGCTCGGACGTTTCTTTGACACGTGGGGCCGCAAGCCAATGATCGTCTTGACCTACGCGGGCAGCGGACTGCTTCTCGTCGGATCGTCGATCCTGTTCCTTCAGCATGCTCTCTCCTCCACCGGGCAGACTGCGGCGTGGATGATGATCTTCTTCGTGGCCTCGGCGGCGGCGAGTTCGGCCTATCTGACCGTGAGCGAGATTTTTCCGCTGGAGATGCGCGGGCTGGCGATCGCGATCTTCTTTGCGGTGGGCACTTTCTTTGGTGGCGTCGCGTCGCCGCTGCTTTACGGCTGGCTGATCGATGTGGGAGGGCAGGATCGCTGGCCGCTTTTCCTCGGCTACCTGCTCGCGGCGGTACTCATGATTTTCGCGGCTCTTGTCGAGGCGTGGCTCGGCGTAAAGGCGGAGCGGAAATCCCTTGAAAGCATCGCGTCTCCCCTTGCCACCCGGGAGGGCTGA
- a CDS encoding SDR family NAD(P)-dependent oxidoreductase: MSTEKALITGATSGIGLHLAREFASHGHPLVLVAPVGGELRDVCRQIQGEFGVEVMAIAADLREPAAPERLFQQVGETVDILVNNAGHGQKGAFWDYPMDEDISMLRLNVEAVVRMTKVFVAHMVRRGHGRVLNVASVAGFVPGPGMATYHATKAFVLSLSESLATELEDTAVTLTALCPGPTDTDFFIKADALASGNVNKAPVMAPQDVAREGYDGLMSGDRVVVPGAANKAMVFSRRVLPESVQAKWQEQMVADVPPDKQRYHRGEKEAEAEARDAS, encoded by the coding sequence ATGAGCACCGAAAAAGCACTTATCACCGGCGCGACCAGCGGTATTGGCTTACACTTGGCGCGGGAATTCGCGAGTCATGGGCATCCTCTTGTGCTCGTCGCTCCTGTGGGGGGCGAGTTGCGCGACGTCTGTCGGCAGATTCAGGGAGAGTTTGGCGTGGAGGTCATGGCCATCGCGGCGGACCTTCGCGAACCTGCCGCGCCAGAGCGTCTCTTCCAGCAGGTGGGCGAAACTGTCGACATCCTCGTCAATAACGCGGGCCATGGGCAAAAGGGCGCCTTTTGGGATTACCCGATGGACGAGGACATCTCGATGCTGCGCCTGAATGTCGAAGCCGTCGTCCGCATGACCAAGGTGTTCGTCGCCCATATGGTCCGCCGTGGACATGGGCGCGTTCTGAACGTCGCTTCAGTCGCCGGATTTGTCCCTGGTCCTGGGATGGCGACCTATCACGCGACGAAGGCTTTCGTCCTTTCTCTCAGCGAGTCGCTGGCCACCGAGCTGGAAGACACGGCGGTCACTTTGACCGCACTTTGCCCAGGCCCCACCGACACGGACTTTTTCATCAAGGCGGATGCTCTCGCCTCGGGAAACGTCAACAAGGCGCCCGTGATGGCTCCGCAGGATGTCGCCCGCGAGGGCTACGATGGCCTGATGAGTGGCGACCGCGTGGTTGTTCCCGGTGCGGCCAACAAGGCCATGGTCTTCAGCCGCCGCGTCCTGCCGGAATCCGTCCAGGCCAAATGGCAGGAGCAGATGGTGGCCGATGTCCCGCCGGATAAGCAGAGGTATCACCGCGGAGAAAAGGAGGCAGAGGCCGAGGCAAGGGACGCGAGTTAG
- a CDS encoding PP2C family protein-serine/threonine phosphatase, with amino-acid sequence MEPINQVIPNQRLIWHGRSNTGRVRSNNEDTFLGLQFDAQELRYLGREGDGSTDHGDYVFAVSDGMGGAAAGEFASRITVDKVTRFMPAAFKRSAQGLAAGFADIFTELYHEIHKAISYLSWGDPDCAGMGATLTLTWFTPGWMYFGHIGDSRLYYLPASEDGIKQLSHDDTYVGWLFRQGKISEWEAKQHPGRTSLQKALGAGHQFVDPQVGAVAYQQGDVFVLCSDGVVDGLFDNEIRRLLKDPEPGERVHDPAQRLVTTAVERSGRDNTTAIVIEVA; translated from the coding sequence ATGGAGCCAATCAACCAAGTCATACCGAACCAACGCCTGATCTGGCACGGTCGCAGCAATACGGGCCGCGTCCGGTCGAACAATGAGGATACCTTTCTCGGCCTGCAATTCGATGCCCAGGAGCTGAGATACCTGGGACGCGAGGGCGACGGATCGACCGACCACGGCGACTATGTGTTTGCCGTGAGCGATGGCATGGGGGGTGCGGCAGCAGGCGAGTTTGCCAGCCGCATCACGGTGGACAAGGTGACACGCTTCATGCCGGCGGCCTTCAAGCGGTCGGCTCAGGGTCTGGCTGCCGGGTTTGCCGATATTTTCACCGAGCTGTACCACGAGATCCACAAGGCGATTTCCTATCTCTCATGGGGCGACCCGGATTGCGCCGGGATGGGGGCCACCCTCACGCTGACGTGGTTCACGCCGGGATGGATGTATTTTGGCCATATCGGCGACAGCCGGCTTTACTACCTCCCGGCCAGCGAGGATGGGATCAAGCAGCTCTCCCATGACGACACCTATGTCGGATGGCTTTTCCGCCAGGGGAAAATCAGCGAGTGGGAGGCAAAGCAGCATCCCGGCCGCACGTCCCTGCAGAAGGCGCTCGGGGCGGGCCATCAATTCGTCGATCCCCAGGTCGGCGCGGTGGCGTACCAGCAGGGCGACGTTTTTGTCCTGTGCAGCGATGGCGTGGTGGACGGGTTGTTTGACAACGAAATCCGCCGCCTCCTGAAAGACCCCGAGCCGGGGGAACGCGTACACGACCCGGCCCAGCGTCTCGTCACGACCGCAGTGGAGCGCTCGGGACGAGACAATACGACAGCGATCGTCATCGAGGTGGCCTGA
- a CDS encoding serine/threonine protein phosphatase, with the protein MHQVKDTLRATVRIGYDGRVHKTFRGPNAQERFDTEVKVLRFLEKMQCPFVPRLLESDPEQLKIVTSSCGQRVDHLDDDRRLELFAELEKYGVRHDDAETRNVTYRQSDGRFCLIDFEFATILPGFEEADGANQPSHTEPTPDLARSQQYGPRPVEQ; encoded by the coding sequence ATGCACCAGGTCAAAGACACCCTCCGCGCCACGGTGCGTATCGGTTACGATGGACGCGTCCACAAGACCTTCCGCGGGCCGAACGCCCAGGAACGCTTCGATACCGAGGTCAAGGTGCTGCGCTTTTTGGAGAAGATGCAGTGTCCCTTTGTGCCCCGCCTGCTGGAATCTGACCCGGAGCAGTTGAAAATCGTGACATCGAGCTGCGGTCAGCGCGTCGACCACCTGGACGACGACCGCCGGTTGGAGCTTTTTGCGGAATTGGAGAAATATGGCGTGCGGCACGACGACGCCGAGACACGCAACGTTACCTACCGGCAGTCGGATGGGCGCTTCTGCTTGATCGATTTCGAGTTTGCGACCATTTTGCCGGGGTTTGAAGAGGCCGATGGAGCCAATCAACCAAGTCATACCGAACCAACGCCTGATCTGGCACGGTCGCAGCAATACGGGCCGCGTCCGGTCGAACAATGA